Proteins encoded within one genomic window of Panicum virgatum strain AP13 chromosome 1N, P.virgatum_v5, whole genome shotgun sequence:
- the LOC120654484 gene encoding histone deacetylase complex subunit SAP18-like gives MAGMGEMPMRPARPGPLMQHRGPPPMARLRPEPIDREKTCPLLLRVFTRVAGHHQNEEFAVRGKEPKDEVQIYTWKDATLRELTDLVKEVALPARKRNARLSFAFVYPDKNGRFVVRQVGSTFAYGHGRGDDAKTLAELGFQIGDYLSVAIM, from the exons ATGGCAGGCATGGGCGAGATGCCGATGAggccggcgcggccgggcccgcTGATGCAGCACCGGGGGCCGCCGCCGATGGCGCGCCTCCGCCCCGAACCGATAGACCGCGAGAAG ACCTGTCCTCTCTTGCTCAGGGTCTTCACAAGG GTTGCTGGCCATCACCAAAATGAAGAGTTTGCGGTGAGAGGGAAGGAGCCAAAAGATGAAGTTCAGATTTACACATGGAAGGATGCCACGCTCCGTGAGCTCACAGACCTT GTAAAAGAGGTTGCTCTTCCAGCAAGGAAAAGAAATGCTAGGCTTTCTTTTGCTTTTGTGTACCCAGACAAGAATGGCCGTTTTGTTGTCAGACAG GTGGGTTCGACCTTTGCATATGGTCATGGAAGAGGGGATGATGCCAAAACTCTGGCAGAGCTCGGGTTCCAG ATTGGTGATTACTTGAGCGTTGCAATCATGTAG